The sequence below is a genomic window from Variovorax paradoxus B4.
GCGTCGTGATGCCGCTGGCCGTGGCCGTGAACGCGGTGCCGACCGTGGCCTATGCGCCGCTGTTCCTGATCTGGTTCGGCCTTGGCGCCGCATCGAAGATTGCACTGGTGGCGCTGGCTGTCGGCTTCACGATGCTGGTCAACGCGCTGCACGGACTCAAGCAGGCCGACCTGGCCGCCGTGAACCTGATGCGCAGCTTCGGCGCGGGGCCGCTCAAGATCGTGTGGCGGCTGCGCCTGCCTGTGGCGATGCCGTCGGTGGTCACGGCGCTGCGCATCGGCGTGCCGCGCAGCATGATCGTGGCCATCGTCGGCGAGATGCTCGGCGCCTATGCGGGGCTCGGGCGAATGATCTATGAATCGACCCAACAGGTCGACCTGCTGAGCGTGTGGTCGGCGGTGCTGGTCGCTTCGGTGGCGAGCATGGTCTTCTATGGCGTGCTCGTCTGGATCGATCAGAAACTGGTGTGGTGGCGGTGATGATGACGAAGACAAATCCCGCGGCGTATCCGACGACCGAAGCCGCACTGCGCGTGCAGCTCGCGGCGTGCTACCGGCTGGTGGCGCACTTCGGCATGGACGACCTCATCTACAACCACATCTCGGCGCGCGTGCCGGGGCCGGCGCACCACTTCCTCATCAATCCCTACGGACTGCTGTTCTCGGAAGTGACCGCCTCCTCGCTGGTGAAGATCGATCTCGACGGCAACAAGGTGGACGATACCGATGCAGAGGTCAACCAGGCCGGCTTCGTGATCCACAGCGCCATCCACGCGGGACGGCCCGACGCGCTGTGCGTGCTGCACACCCACTCCGACGCCGGCACCGCGATCGCGGCGATGCCCAACGGCCTGGCGCCGCTGAGCC
It includes:
- a CDS encoding ABC transporter permease; amino-acid sequence: MVAKRKLSASPVVPVVLSVIVLLAVWEGAILLFRIPPFVLPSLGAIVQHAFTDTGRLMAALLATLGEALGGYALGSVLGLLVAVVLLLAPPLERVVMPLAVAVNAVPTVAYAPLFLIWFGLGAASKIALVALAVGFTMLVNALHGLKQADLAAVNLMRSFGAGPLKIVWRLRLPVAMPSVVTALRIGVPRSMIVAIVGEMLGAYAGLGRMIYESTQQVDLLSVWSAVLVASVASMVFYGVLVWIDQKLVWWR
- a CDS encoding class II aldolase/adducin family protein, encoding MTKTNPAAYPTTEAALRVQLAACYRLVAHFGMDDLIYNHISARVPGPAHHFLINPYGLLFSEVTASSLVKIDLDGNKVDDTDAEVNQAGFVIHSAIHAGRPDALCVLHTHSDAGTAIAAMPNGLAPLSQFAMRYQGHTAFHDYEGVALETGERERLVRDLGPHHTLVLRNHGILTVGRTIPEAFILMYYFEKAAKVQLLAQGGLAPGEALVLPQPEVSALAARQFTEFAGDILPPGTREWPAFLRMLERTQPNYRL